A region from the Triticum aestivum cultivar Chinese Spring chromosome 3D, IWGSC CS RefSeq v2.1, whole genome shotgun sequence genome encodes:
- the LOC123076553 gene encoding nascent polypeptide-associated complex subunit alpha-like protein 1 → MTVAELLRAQLEEHNIEVILHSEPSPLSDLVPYEPILEDDDDDDEYNDEDEDEKDDDDVEGGDASGRSRQTRSEKKSRKAMEKLGMKVITGVNRVTIKKSKTVTFVLSKPDVFKSSHSETYVIIGEIKFEDLNTELQTQAAEQFKAPGPSRVNSMGEPSVAAVQDDEEVDETGVDKKDVELMMMQASVSRSRAVEALKAADGDIVSAIMELTN, encoded by the exons ATGACGGTCGCCGAGCTGCTCCGCGCCCAGCTCGAGGAGCACAACATCGAGGTGATCCTCCATTCCGAGCCCTCCCCCCTCTCCGATTTGGTGCCGT ATGAGCCTATccttgaggatgatgatgacgacgatgaatacaatgatgaggatgaggatgaaaaagatgacgatgATGTTGAGG GAGGTGATGCTAGTGGAAGATCTAGGCAGACAAGGAGTGAGAAGAAGAGCAGGAAAGCCATGGAGAAGCTTGGCATGAAGGTCATTACTGGTGTGAACCGTGTAACTATCAAAAAGAGCAAGACC GTTACGTTTGTCCTCTCCAAGCCAGATGTCTTCAAGAGCTCACACTCAGAAACCTATGTCATTATCGGGGAGATCAAGTTCGAGGACCTGAACACTGAGCTGCAGACACAAGCGGCAGAGCAGTTCAAGGCGCCGGGCCCGAGCAGGGTCAATTCGATGGGTGAGCCGTCCGTGGCAGCAGTCCAAGATGACGAGGAGGTTGACGAGACCGGCGTTGACAAGAAGGACGTCGAGCTCATGATGATGCAGGCCTCCGTGTCGAGATCCAGGGCCGTGGAGGCACTCAAGGCTGCGGATGGCGACATCGTCAGCGCCATCATGGAGTTGACTAACTAG
- the LOC123080595 gene encoding uncharacterized protein, translating into MRGRRRQIQTTNNMTRAATFPQAAAMAYSASLQSFLPPSAHAATSSSQHRPNHARPFQCAAVSAPSAAAASPSASAVPAERLEPRVVQRCNGRAGTGCLTSSPSCPWSRSTPTSSPSRTSTCGSSGSGSSTAASSSVYPCSVKVLRHYLVEDSC; encoded by the exons ATGCGAGGCCGAAGGCGCCAGATCCAGACCACTAACAACATGACGCGGGCAGCAACCTTCCCACAAGCAGCGGCCATGGCGTACTCGGCCTCCCTGCAGAGCTTCCTCCCGCCCTCGGCCCACGCGGCGACGTCGTCGTCCCAGCACCGGCCCAACCACGCCCGCCCCTTCCAGTGCGCGGCCGTTTCCGCCCCGTCGGCGGCGGCCGCCTCGCCGTCGGCCTCGGCCGTCCCGGCGGAGCGGCTGGAGCCGCGGGTGGTGCAGCGCTGCAACGGGAGGGCGGGTACTGGGTGCCTCACAAGCTCACCAAGCTGCCCATGGAGCAGATCGACGCCGACAAGCTCACCAAGCAGGACGTCGACGTGCGGCTCAAGTGGCTCGGGCTCTTCCACCGCCGCAAGCAGTAGTGTATACCCCTGCTCTGTCAAG GTTCTGAGGCATTATCTTGTTGAGGACTCATGTTGA